A single Pseudoalteromonas marina DNA region contains:
- the lpdA gene encoding dihydrolipoyl dehydrogenase produces the protein MSNELKTQVVVLGGGPGGYSAAFRAADLGLEVTLVESRETLGGVCLNVGCIPSKALLHVAKVIDDAAEMSSHGVTFGAPQIDLDKIRSWKESVVGQLTGGLDGMAKMRKVKVVPGYGKFTGSNTLAVEGADGITTITFDNAIIAAGSKPVNLPFIPEDDRVIDSTGALELKDIPEKLLVLGGGIIGLEMGTVYRALGSAIDVVEFADQLVPAADKDIIKIYQKYVSDKFNVMLSTKVVAVEAKDDGLYVTFEGKNAPAEPVRYDKVLVAVGRTPNGNLLDAEKAGVNVDERGFINVDKQLRTNVSNIFAIGDLVGQPMLAHKAVHEGHVAAEVISGQKHFFDPKCIPSIAYTDPEIAWVGVTEKEAKEQGLSIETAVFPWAASGRAIASSRTEGSTKLIFDKESGRIIGGAMIGINAGEMLGEIGLGIEMGADGEDLALTIHAHPTLNESIGLAAEIFEGSITDLPNKKAVKKKK, from the coding sequence ATGAGCAACGAATTAAAAACTCAAGTTGTTGTACTAGGCGGTGGTCCTGGTGGTTACTCTGCGGCTTTCCGTGCTGCTGACTTGGGCTTAGAAGTTACATTAGTAGAATCGCGTGAAACATTAGGCGGCGTATGTCTTAATGTTGGTTGTATTCCTTCAAAAGCACTTTTACACGTAGCTAAAGTAATTGATGACGCTGCAGAAATGTCATCTCATGGTGTTACTTTTGGTGCACCGCAAATTGACTTAGACAAAATCCGTTCTTGGAAAGAGTCTGTTGTTGGTCAGCTTACGGGCGGCTTAGACGGCATGGCTAAAATGCGTAAAGTTAAAGTTGTACCAGGCTATGGTAAATTTACTGGTAGCAACACTTTAGCTGTTGAAGGTGCTGACGGTATAACTACTATCACATTCGACAATGCTATTATTGCCGCAGGTTCAAAACCAGTTAATTTACCTTTCATCCCAGAAGATGACCGTGTAATTGACTCAACTGGCGCATTAGAGCTTAAAGATATTCCTGAAAAACTACTTGTTTTAGGCGGTGGTATCATCGGTCTTGAAATGGGAACTGTTTACCGCGCATTAGGTTCTGCCATTGATGTAGTAGAATTTGCTGATCAATTAGTTCCTGCAGCTGATAAAGATATTATCAAAATTTACCAAAAATACGTAAGCGATAAGTTTAACGTTATGCTTTCAACTAAAGTTGTTGCTGTTGAAGCGAAAGACGATGGCTTATACGTTACATTTGAAGGTAAAAATGCACCAGCTGAGCCAGTACGTTACGACAAAGTACTTGTTGCAGTAGGTCGTACGCCTAACGGTAATTTACTTGATGCTGAAAAAGCAGGCGTAAATGTAGATGAGCGTGGTTTTATTAACGTTGATAAACAGTTACGTACTAATGTAAGCAATATTTTTGCAATTGGTGACTTAGTTGGCCAGCCTATGCTTGCGCATAAAGCGGTTCATGAAGGTCATGTTGCTGCAGAAGTTATCTCTGGTCAGAAGCATTTCTTCGACCCTAAATGTATTCCTTCAATTGCCTACACTGACCCAGAAATTGCATGGGTAGGTGTTACTGAGAAAGAAGCTAAAGAGCAAGGTTTAAGCATTGAAACTGCGGTATTCCCGTGGGCTGCTTCAGGTCGTGCAATTGCATCTTCTCGTACTGAGGGTTCTACTAAGCTTATCTTTGATAAAGAAAGCGGCCGTATAATTGGTGGTGCTATGATTGGTATTAACGCGGGCGAAATGCTTGGCGAAATCGGTTTAGGTATTGAAATGGGTGCAGATGGTGAAGACTTAGCACTTACTATTCATGCTCACCCAACATTGAACGAATCAATTGGCCTTGCAGCTGAAATTTTTGAAGGTTCAATCACTGATTTACCAAACAAAAAAGCAGTTAAAAAGAAGAAGTAA
- a CDS encoding tRNA-uridine aminocarboxypropyltransferase, translating into MTHSSHNSVLVLRAQQISESRREFNARGAKLARCEQCLIAKHYCICEGVEKAQCDAAVCLLMYHNESFKPSNTGRLIAEIIPDNHAFKWDRTNPDDALIALINDEQYQPMVIFPAEDVEEGRAITQVNIEPNKKPLFIFLDGTWREAKKMIRKSPYLDNLPVLSITADKLSDYRLRVAPHAHQLGTAEVGILVLALAGEMDAAKKLEDHFIKFRDAYLMGKRNKGRPESL; encoded by the coding sequence GTGACTCACTCTTCCCATAATTCAGTACTGGTATTACGCGCTCAGCAAATTAGTGAATCTCGTCGCGAATTTAATGCCCGTGGCGCTAAGTTAGCACGTTGTGAGCAATGCTTAATTGCAAAGCACTACTGTATTTGTGAAGGCGTAGAGAAAGCGCAGTGCGATGCTGCAGTGTGTTTATTGATGTACCATAACGAAAGTTTTAAACCTTCAAATACGGGGCGTTTAATTGCCGAAATTATACCCGATAACCATGCTTTTAAATGGGATAGAACTAATCCAGATGATGCGCTAATAGCGCTTATTAATGATGAGCAATATCAGCCAATGGTTATTTTTCCTGCTGAGGATGTAGAAGAGGGGCGAGCTATTACGCAAGTGAATATTGAGCCTAATAAAAAGCCGCTATTCATATTTTTAGATGGTACATGGCGTGAAGCGAAAAAAATGATTCGTAAAAGCCCATATTTAGATAACTTGCCCGTATTGTCTATTACAGCTGATAAGTTATCAGATTATCGCTTACGAGTTGCGCCTCATGCGCATCAATTAGGCACAGCTGAAGTGGGTATTTTAGTGCTAGCACTCGCGGGTGAAATGGATGCAGCTAAAAAGCTTGAGGATCACTTTATAAAGTTTAGAGATGCGTATCTTATGGGAAAACGAAATAAAGGTAGACCAGAGTCTCTCTAA